In Ascaphus truei isolate aAscTru1 unplaced genomic scaffold, aAscTru1.hap1 HAP1_SCAFFOLD_1434, whole genome shotgun sequence, the sequence AATATTGAAGGTGCGTTTATCTATATTGTCACACATCAAGTACATATGTTGGTACAAGGATAACACACTTCTTTCATTCTCTATATTGAGATCAGTATCCGTGTGTTAATATTGATCAGGCCATTTCATTGAaaatgtggtggctcttaaaagagcctttgttttTCGGGTGTAAACGAAGTCAGGGTGCAGCCGGCCtaagctctctcccctctgatccTGCGGGCCAGCTGGATGTCCTTAGGCATGATGGTGACCCTCTTGGCGTGGATAGCGCACAGGTTGGTGTCCTCGAAGAGCCCCACCAGATAAGCCTCGCTGGCCTCCTGCAGAGCCATGACAGCCGAGCTCTGGAAGCGCAGGTCAGTCTTGAAGTCCTGGGCGATCTCCCGGACCAGGCGCTGGAAGGGCAGCTTGCGGATGAGCAGCTCGGTGGACTTCTGGTAGCGGCGGATCTCCCTGAGAGCCACAGTACCGGGCCGGTAGCGGTGAGGCTTCTTCACTCCGCCGGTGGCCGGAGCGCTCTTTCTGGCAGCCTTGGTCGCTAGCTGCTTACGGGGAGCCTTCCCTccggtggatttccgggcggtctgcttggtccgggccatcctgtgctgctgtgtcagtgCGCGTCTCCGGTCAGgaactaataaagaaaaaaactgaccgttctgttctgactgacagattaaatctgtcagtggtgatattggataccgaggcttgagcctcattactccaagttctcttgttgagtgtattgtcgcactctttaggaagcttcttgatctgtgttacttgccacagttgagttggtttcacaggttcagcgctgtgacgggtcgtgggtagcggtcaaatgggtttgcagagatcgcagcaagcttcttgatcagcgggtttgagttctggtccagttccttgtagaatttcttgttgagcttctttagatgttcatctaacatctcgatacccagttccctatgaaggtctgctattcttgtaggaagtggagcgttggacgcaatccgcagcgccttgttctgtaatttttggagagatgatctttgatgttggtggcaaccactccacaccggggaggcgtatgtcattgtgggtctaatgatcgccttgatcacattgactttgctcttgatgggcatggtccttgtcttcagcagagggtacagtgctgccagcttggttgttgccttctgttgaatcttctcaatgtggtttctccagcttagtttgctatctaggattacacctaggtaagagctgtttggctcccatttgacagcctctccgttgagggtgattggcgggtgtgccttgatcctctttttggtaaacagtgtagctgtagtcttgctggagttcagtcctacttgccagtcgctgtaccatgttgatagcatgtctagtgctttctggatgttcttagctacttctttctctctgaaggactgggagatgactgccacatcgtctgcgtagagtgccagttgagtcttgtggaggtctgtggggatgtcattcatgaagaggttgaaaaggaaaggtcccaggactgatccctgtggcacgccagcgcggatggggcgtggtgttgagagctcttcccgcacagccacgtggaatgtgcgctcccgtaagtagcttgcagtcagcttaatcaggtagtttgggaatttcaggttgatcattttgtgcagtagtccttcatgccaaactctgtcaaacgctttggccacgtccaagaagacaactccagttgatttgtggatgttgaatccatggcttattatgtcaacgactcgcagcagctgatggttggttgagtggtccttccggaatccaaattgctcctttagtagaatgtttttaccagaggcaaagtggcggaggcgcgtaagaataactttctccaggagtttcgatagtccagagagcaggcttatcggacggtagtttgcaggatccctcagtggttttccaggctttggaaatacaatgaccttggcttccttccaggattgaggaaagtgctggagccgcatgcatgcattgaagatttctgtgaggcattccatggctgccggcggaagcttcttgatggccaggttggtaattccgtcacttcctggtgctttgccatttgccagcttttctgcaagttgcgttatctcagtcctggtgcatccttcaagggtttccgcttcggtctctggtaggtgctcggtaagatgcctgttaactccttgctcaacttcccgtgctattttgctggcttggttaggcctaaaagttgtctccagtgtgtcagcgagaacctctgccttgtccttgttgttacatgccaggtgggtctggccctggatcggtggattaggctccttcttcccggtcaggcgtcgggtcattctccaaacagagttgtcggattccttcagcttggctgctgcggcctcccacctctccccccggtgttggctgatttgctgtcgcagtagtctggcaagtgagttgtactttaccagaaggtcaggtgtgcggaacttctgccactggcgtcgggccctgtttttctcagcaatcgcttgcttgatcccgctcggtaggtcgtagatggagcagcgtttgggcatctgtttcgggacgctgtgctctattgcatgttggactgcggtagtaaaggtgttaacagcatcatcaatgtctccgttggtgtccaaggggcgggggtttgtgatgttgctcaactcttctttgtacaggctccagttcgccctggtgaagttgtacctgggtgtttgctggtgggtttccatctcgtcgccaacagtaatggtaactgggttgtggtctgaggtcagttccgccagggtttccaactggacagaatgtttcacgttcttcagtaagacaatgtccaggacatccggtgtgtggcttgcagtgcctgggtagtgggtgggttctgtagggccagccactacaaagtcactctcctttgagtaagcaagaagagcttgtcctctggagtttgctgtccttgagttccagcaccggtgtttggcatttaggtctcccccgatgatggttgggactgtggagtccagcagagcttccaagtctcccaaatgtagcttcaccttaggggggcagtaggtggcaattagtcgcagtggtcctgttgcagtctttacctgtactccagtggcttcaatactccggaggggtggtagtgcaatctcattatggctgacccgtgtgttaacaatcacagctgtcccaccacctctggctcctgttgcccggtcggtacggtataccctgtggttcgccaggcttagtttttggtttccttgaaggtgggtctccgagagcagagctgcgcatacattcctcgattccatcaggtgaaggagttcatctgtcttcttgctgataccatttgcattccacatcacgatgacagaactgcgtttagatgttgctgccatggtggttagtttctgtgctcctgagaagggccgggatgagattcgctatcattgtcacaatggggtgaatatccattctcgcaatagcgctcgctattttaaggatgatctctagccagtttgttgggcttgcggttccgcctgcggggtccgggttggccgcctcaacggggttggtggatggtgtcctgagagtttccgcgtaggtctgtccgtctgggttttgcatcctctgggtggatgccgtgcctaggtctgggatcaggtgttctgtggtcctctgtctctccggcgccaggcggggaagctggtattgagtagtgggtgtcttccttggtgcctgctccatcaggtggggtgtccgcttttcccgttcctcttgctttgcttttgtgaggtacgggcaaccacggtagcttgccgggtgtgggcctttgcagtttgcacatgtcgccggctccttcttcctatctcgtgggcattccttggagttgtggttctctccacaacacacacagcgtggcttctggtggcagaatgcagaggtatgcccgagccgttggcagttgaaacacatggttgggccttttctgccctttggcgcttctgtggttaccacacagctacagagcttggtaatcttggtaagatctgcaggctggctctccggggtttctgccagtgaaaaaaaactttttgagAAAGGGACGCAATTCCCGAAATGCGTAAAAGTGTTTATGTTCTtgctttgaccacttaataaatacatttttaataactaCTGGATGCAGCCCCCTTTTCTCCCTCATTGATTTGGCAGTGCTCCGCCTGTGCCCCCCTTGGGACTACTTTTTTATGTACATTTATGTACGTGAAGCACCCACTACAAGGAAAGAGCTGTGCTGCAAAAGGGGAATCTCACTGAAACGAAGATCATCTTTGGTATGTACTTTTTGGTTCTGTTGGGGCTTGTTtggggactttatggcatatatgGAGACCTGAGCTAGCCACACAACGCCATCAGTACACATATACCACTTCATGTACCATTACACATGGTTTATCTGCATTTCCCCAGCACTTATATTTGCTCCTATACCTTGATCACagaggttattattattagtctGCATGCACTTTGCCCTGAGTCAGCTGAGACCCGTTTATAGGGATACCATCCCTTAATTCTGCCTATGTTTAAAATATAGTTTATATTTCTAAAACATATGTTAGTATGTCTTAGAATATCTGTAATCTAAACAGCTTTTAGATTGTTTTGTGAAATGTAAATAAAGGGAGAGAACGAAAAGCCTGAAAGCTCCAGCCTCATTGTAttatatgggggctatgcactaagctcaatgggtttgcgttctgatgttaaaaaaatgcatgtccgttaaaaagtgaggccgggggacTCGCCCCCGGAAGCcagggtgaatggcagcttagggaATTAGCTCCCTTCACACTGGCAAGAATCATATAGCAAAGTGACAATAAAAATCACCATAAAAACCTCCAGAAGGCTGATAAATTTGGCGGAATACCTGGGGATGCCAGCCAAGGCTAAATCAAAGCAAAAAGACCCCTCGGTCAAGACATATTTCAACAAAGCCACACCGTCAGCAGCAGGAGGCTCTGTATCACCCACACCGACTATGCAGTCAGAGTCCGACAGCGAGACACTAACCCCACTAGCAGATGACCAGGAACTGGTCAGGA encodes:
- the LOC142475928 gene encoding histone H3, producing the protein MARTKQTARKSTGGKAPRKQLATKAARKSAPATGGVKKPHRYRPGTVALREIRRYQKSTELLIRKLPFQRLVREIAQDFKTDLRFQSSAVMALQEASEAYLVGLFEDTNLCAIHAKRVTIMPKDIQLARRIRGERA